A region from the Leptolyngbya subtilissima AS-A7 genome encodes:
- a CDS encoding cytochrome P450, with translation MIKTQGLASVLVLASTVAGGLGWRWRQQAQRLQSLRALPTPPGHWPSGNALELIALAKNGRFSQKFLEWTQQYGPLFVVWLFNNPILIVSKPKLIEQILVQGQSDGIFARSPNFYGAYQDVFGVHIGNQKGQEWKWRRQAAAPSFKPNQFSQKLDVIVDSCMGVVDDIQQLASKQEIVCVDSLFVNLTMGVIAHFLLGVSLDGKPNFEGEPPFEPQKLYKALAVLEKQVLLQSAGKSKWLKYLPTKEGRTYKNAQQYIENFLAPRVAMALRLAREPNAQSIAGVSQQFRTLMLIQFAKNPQHNLETLVAEAKAFLFAGHDTTAHTLSFAVGALELTPTVRQKSQAIVDGIWQQEGCLNTSVIKKLTYIEAIVKETMRLYPVAPGIPLVATQDTEINGIQIPQKTGIEPFFLGAGRDPEMYPNPDEFHPERWLQADEAEGMPGKQPLHLGFSLGPHYCLGAPLALLEATIMLAALLHYFDWELVNGSTSLEQFD, from the coding sequence ATGATTAAAACGCAAGGTCTAGCCTCAGTCTTGGTTTTAGCTTCTACAGTGGCCGGTGGGTTAGGATGGCGCTGGCGACAGCAAGCACAGCGGCTTCAGTCATTGAGAGCGCTGCCCACACCACCAGGTCATTGGCCCAGTGGCAATGCCTTAGAATTAATTGCTTTAGCTAAAAACGGTAGGTTTTCACAGAAGTTTTTGGAATGGACCCAGCAATATGGCCCGCTGTTCGTAGTTTGGCTCTTTAATAATCCAATTTTGATAGTATCAAAACCCAAACTGATCGAGCAAATTCTTGTCCAGGGTCAGAGTGACGGCATCTTCGCCAGGAGTCCTAATTTTTATGGGGCCTATCAAGATGTCTTTGGAGTTCACATCGGCAATCAAAAGGGTCAAGAATGGAAGTGGCGGCGGCAGGCTGCTGCCCCGTCATTCAAGCCCAATCAATTTTCGCAAAAGCTAGACGTGATTGTTGATAGCTGTATGGGTGTGGTGGATGACATTCAGCAGCTCGCTTCAAAGCAAGAGATTGTTTGTGTCGACTCACTCTTTGTTAACTTAACTATGGGAGTAATTGCCCATTTCCTCTTGGGGGTGTCGCTGGATGGTAAACCAAACTTTGAGGGAGAGCCCCCCTTTGAGCCGCAGAAATTATACAAAGCCTTAGCCGTACTGGAAAAGCAGGTGTTGCTTCAGTCTGCGGGCAAAAGCAAATGGCTAAAGTATTTGCCGACTAAGGAAGGGCGCACATACAAAAATGCTCAACAATACATAGAAAATTTCCTTGCACCTCGCGTGGCTATGGCGCTACGGTTGGCTAGAGAGCCCAACGCTCAGTCTATAGCTGGGGTCAGTCAGCAGTTTCGAACCTTGATGCTGATTCAATTCGCAAAGAATCCCCAACACAATCTAGAAACTCTAGTTGCTGAAGCGAAAGCCTTCCTTTTTGCTGGTCACGATACCACGGCTCATACCTTATCGTTTGCTGTCGGAGCCCTGGAGTTGACCCCTACGGTACGCCAGAAATCCCAAGCTATTGTTGACGGAATTTGGCAGCAGGAAGGCTGCCTTAACACCTCGGTCATTAAGAAATTGACTTATATTGAGGCAATCGTTAAGGAGACAATGCGACTTTATCCCGTAGCGCCTGGCATTCCTTTAGTAGCCACTCAAGACACTGAAATTAACGGCATACAGATTCCCCAAAAAACAGGTATAGAACCCTTTTTCCTAGGCGCGGGTAGAGACCCCGAGATGTATCCCAACCCGGATGAGTTTCACCCAGAGCGCTGGCTTCAAGCAGATGAAGCAGAGGGCATGCCTGGGAAACAGCCCCTACACCTTGGCTTTTCTTTAGGGCCACATTACTGTCTCGGGGCTCCCTTAGCGCTTTTGGAAGCTACGATCATGCTTGCGGCTTTGCTGCACTACTTTGACTGGGAGTTGGTTAATGGTTCTACATCGCTAGAACAGTTTGATTAG
- a CDS encoding transposase, translated as MGDLDNATFHHGGRIAQSIEAAGGRLLCLPPCSPDLKRIERCWGWLKNRIRKLLPYV; from the coding sequence CTGGGTGATCTTGACAATGCCACGTTTCACCACGGCGGACGGATTGCTCAGTCAATTGAGGCCGCAGGAGGCAGACTCCTTTGCCTACCACCCTGTTCTCCTGACCTAAAACGGATTGAGAGGTGCTGGGGTTGGTTGAAAAACAGAATTCGCAAGCTTCTACCCTATGTTTAG